The sequence CAGCCGCTGCCGCCACAGATGCCCCCAAAGCGTTCTCGTAGTGCGCTTTGGATTATTCTGGCAGTGGTTGCCGTTGTCGTGATTGGCGGCATCGCGGGGATAGCAGCCATAGCAGGGAACGGCTCGAAGAACAGCCCTACCACATCTGGCTCGACCCCTGGCGCATCCACCGTGCCAACTGCTGGCCTGACGCCTACCGTTCAGCCAGGCGTTGGAAACCACAAGGTAGGCGAAACGGTGAGCTACGGCGATCAGTGGCAGGTGACGATCAATACCGTTTCTTCCTATTCCGGCGACCCCAGCCAGTTTGACCCGACGCCAGCGGCAGGCAATACCTTCCTGGTTATTGATGCGACGCTCAAGAACCTGCAAAACAAGGCCCAGCCGCTTTCGACGCTCCTTGAGTTTGAACTTCGTGATACACAGGGCAATGCGTATGATGAGGGCTTTTTGCCCAGTCTTCAGTTGCCAGACGGTACGATTCCTCCCAATGGCCTGGCGCATGGCACGTGGGGCTATGAGGTGCCAACGAGCGCCCACACCTTCACGCTCATCTTCAGCGCCGACTTTGGCACAACGACGATTATCTGGGACATTTCCTTATAGCCGTAGCCCAGGATAACCCTGCGATAGCCCCGTGTTCGTCGGGTCGGTCTGATTTCCGGCCCTTTTTGGCTATAAGGCTTCTTCCTTGAGGCGCCTGTGCTATACTGGAAGGGCGCGGCTAAACCCGCGCAGGATGCTGAAAGGAGACGAAGCCGGGAATCATGGAACCGCGTGAACCCATCCAGCCGCCCAGGCGCGTCATCTCTCGTGGCATGTGGATGAGCGTCTGGGCTGTCATCGGCCTTGCCGCTGTGTTGTCAATTGGCCTGCCGCTGGCGCTCGCGCCCGACGTGGCCCCGCCTGCGCAGGCTCAGCAGACTCTCAAAGAGACCGCTGTGGCGACGCCTCCTCCTGCGCTGACGCCAACCCCGACGCCAACTTTCTCTCCGCCGGTCTGGCTCTCCTCCTCCAGAGCGCAGATCGACGCCAAAGTGATCGGCGTGGGCGAGGATGCGCAGGGCGCAATGGCCGCGCCAAAGGGGCCAAATGATGACCCGATCTGGTTCACCACGTTCTGGTGGAAATATGGCGCAAAGCCAGGGCAGATTGGGAACGCCGTGATCGCCGGGCATCTTGATCGCAAAGATGGGTCGCCTGCGGTTTTCTGGCGCCTGCACCTGCTCCGTAAAGGCGATTCGGTCTATGTGCGCACGGCTCAGGGCGTTACATGGCATTATGTTGTCACCGATGTTGAAACCTATCTGAATCCCGATACCGGTCCCAACGACCCGGTGTTACAGCACATCTTTGGGCCTGCCACCACCGCCAACCTGAACCTGATCACCTGCGCTGGTGATTGGACCGGCAAAGAATACACGAAGAAGCTGGTTGTGTATACCACCCTGGTCCCATAGGCGCGGGCAGCGTGAGAAACAGGAGAGCCGCATGGCAGACGCGCAGCAACCAGAAACCGGCTTTGCCACCGTAAACGGCGCAAAGCTCTATTACGAAAGCGCGGGCGCGGGTCGTCCGCTCGTCTTGCTGCATGCCGGGCAGGTGGATTCGCGCATGTGGGATGACCAATTTGGTGTTTTTGCGCAGCATTACCGGGTGATTCGTTACGATGCGCGCGGCTATGGCAAGTCGGATTGGCCTGCCGGGTCTTACTCCAATAGTGAAGACCTGTATGGGTTGCTCCAATTTCTGGGTATCCAGAAAGCTGCGCTGATGGGCCTATCGCTGGGTGGGCGCGTTGCCATTGATTTCGCGCTGACGCACCCGGAGATGGTTGCTGCGCTTATCCCCGTCGCCCCTGGAGTGAGCGGCTATACGTTTGCGGATAATCCTGTTGATGCCGAATCTGAAGCGGCCTATAAGCGGGGGGATTTTGCCCAGGCCGCTGAGCTTGTCACCAGGATTTGGGTTGATGGCCCCAATCGCGCGCCAGATCAGGTTGACCCCAGCGTGCGCGAGCGTGCGAAGGCGATGACGCTGGAAGTCTTCTCGCGCCCTGGGCCGCAGCCAGAGCCAGAAGAAGTGGAGCCAGACCCTCCGGCCATCTCCCGGCTGCGCGAGATTCAAGCGCCGACGCTTATCATCGTGGGCGATCAAGATGTTCCCGATATTCTGACGATTGCTGATCTGCTGCAAAAGCACATTGCGCATGCCGAAACCCTGGTGATTCCGGGCGCGGCCCATATGGTCACGATGGAACAGCCGGAAAAGGTGAATCAGGCGGCGCTTGATTTTCTGAGGTGAGGCAGGCGCCACGATGAGTCAACAGCACAGAGATCGCCTGGAGTTTGCGGATGAGCCGCCCGGACCCGGGAAGCCGACCCCTCCTTCAGAGCCATCAGCGGCCAGGGCGCCGTTGCTCGAAAAGCAGCCCTCGCCTCCCCAGCAGCTCCTCAAACACTATGAACCGCGCCGCGATCTGCAAGAAGTGAAGCGCCTGCGCATGCTGCGCGAGATTCTGGAGACGGTTGCGCTGACTGTTCTGATGTTTCTGGTCTTCCGTCTGGCTTTCCAAAACTATCGTGTGGATGGACACAGCATGCTGCCCACGCTGCAAGACCAGCAGTTTATTCTGGTGAATCGGGCGGCGTATCTCTTCCATCCGCCTGAGCGCGGCGACATCATTATCTTCGCCTATCCCGTAGACCCCAGCCAGGATTTCGTCAAGCGCATTGTCGGTATCCCAGGGGATCATGTCCAGGTGAATCAAGATGGCCTGGTCTTTATCAATGATATTCAACTGAGCGAACCCTACGTCAATGACCAGACCAACCCCTATCAGCCAACCGATACCAGGCTCGGACCCGATCAGTATTTTGTGCTGGGGGATAATCGTGGCGACAGCTCAGACTCACGGGTCTGGGGGCCGGTGCCGCGCCAGAATATCATCGGCAAAGCCTGGTTGGTCTATTGGCCGCTCCACGATATTCATTTTGTCCCCGACGCCAACGACGTTTTTTCGGCCATCAAACCCTGAATAGACGAGGGGAGCAGGCAGTGTATCTGCCTGCTCCCCGCTTTCGATTGCAGCGCCGCCCCAATGGAGAGGGACGGCGGTATACACGGCATTCAGCCGGATGCACTCTCAGGGCTTACCAGCGACCCCAGCGGCCCCAGCCGCCGCCCCAGCCCCGCCAGCCATAGTGATGATGCAAGATCATTCCCAAAATGGCGAACGGCAGCAAGAAGAGCAGGATGACGAACGCCAGCCCTGCCAGGGCGAAGGTGAACGTCAGCAGCGGCTTGATCAGCAGCGCCACCAGCACGATCAGCAGCAAAATGCCCCAGAAAGGAAAGCGGCGACGGCGGTAATAGAAGCCTCCGCCTGCCCAGGGCTGCCAGCCTGGCCTGCCCTGCCAGCCGCCCTGGTGGTGCGCGAAGCCGTCAGGGTCCATATCGGGCTGATAGCCATAGCCAGAACCATAGCCAGAATAGTGCTGGCGCGCCTGCTCCTGGTCGTTCGCGGGGTCATGGGGCGGGTAGAACTGGGCTTCAGGGTCTCCTGGCTCTGGGCGCTCGCGGGCGCTGCCCTGCCCTGGGTTCGTCGGGTCAACGGTACTCATATCTCTTCCCCTCCATTGGATGGGTGAACAGTGACAGCAGCTTTTCGTTGAAAACGTTCTTCGTTGCAACGCTACTCTTTTTACGTGGGGGCGCGGCAGAAGTTGCAACTGGTAGCTGACGTTGACATCGCAGCGCCACAGGCGGGTTTGGCTTGCCTGGGCTGCTGAGGCTCGAATACATTCGCAGCTTTCTGGCCCGTAAGTTGCGAAGGAGTATGTGATGCTGCCCGGAAGCAGACCTTCTTGCGGAGGGCCACGCGCCGACGCGTAGAAAGGACCGAAAGGTGCGGGGAACTGGCAAGCGTATCTTATTCGTCGTGGGCCATTGGGGGCTGGGCCACGCGACCCGCGACCTCCCTTTGATTCGCGGCTTATTGGTGGAAGGCTGCGAAGTCATCGTGGGCTGCGATGGCCCACCACTGGAGGTGCTGCGCCGGGAACTCCAGGGAGTGTGCGAAGTGCTGCGCCTGCCTGGCTCTCCCATTCCGCTGGCAAGCACTCCGCTGCGTTTTTATACGCGCTACACCCTGCTGCTGCTGCCGATGTGGCGCTCAAAAGCCACGCAGCACGCCGAAGTCGAGCGCCTGACGCAGCGCCGACATATTGATCTGGTCGTCTCGGATAACCGCTATGGTTGTTATAGCCGACAGGCGCCATCGTATCTGATCGCGCATGGCATTCGTTTCATCCCCCCATTTGGTGGGTGGTGGCTGGGGCCTTCGCTCGAATACTTCAATTATCGCGCCTTTACG comes from Ktedonobacterales bacterium and encodes:
- a CDS encoding DUF4352 domain-containing protein, with amino-acid sequence MNSQPPSEQPPSEQPPSGQPSGEQPTQPVSQPFQPPTQVYPQSSQPLPYPQSSQPYPYPQSSQPLPYPPPSQPYSYPPGPPNQWQMPYQPLPPQMPPKRSRSALWIILAVVAVVVIGGIAGIAAIAGNGSKNSPTTSGSTPGASTVPTAGLTPTVQPGVGNHKVGETVSYGDQWQVTINTVSSYSGDPSQFDPTPAAGNTFLVIDATLKNLQNKAQPLSTLLEFELRDTQGNAYDEGFLPSLQLPDGTIPPNGLAHGTWGYEVPTSAHTFTLIFSADFGTTTIIWDISL
- a CDS encoding class F sortase, with product MEPREPIQPPRRVISRGMWMSVWAVIGLAAVLSIGLPLALAPDVAPPAQAQQTLKETAVATPPPALTPTPTPTFSPPVWLSSSRAQIDAKVIGVGEDAQGAMAAPKGPNDDPIWFTTFWWKYGAKPGQIGNAVIAGHLDRKDGSPAVFWRLHLLRKGDSVYVRTAQGVTWHYVVTDVETYLNPDTGPNDPVLQHIFGPATTANLNLITCAGDWTGKEYTKKLVVYTTLVP
- a CDS encoding alpha/beta hydrolase; the protein is MADAQQPETGFATVNGAKLYYESAGAGRPLVLLHAGQVDSRMWDDQFGVFAQHYRVIRYDARGYGKSDWPAGSYSNSEDLYGLLQFLGIQKAALMGLSLGGRVAIDFALTHPEMVAALIPVAPGVSGYTFADNPVDAESEAAYKRGDFAQAAELVTRIWVDGPNRAPDQVDPSVRERAKAMTLEVFSRPGPQPEPEEVEPDPPAISRLREIQAPTLIIVGDQDVPDILTIADLLQKHIAHAETLVIPGAAHMVTMEQPEKVNQAALDFLR
- the lepB gene encoding signal peptidase I is translated as MSQQHRDRLEFADEPPGPGKPTPPSEPSAARAPLLEKQPSPPQQLLKHYEPRRDLQEVKRLRMLREILETVALTVLMFLVFRLAFQNYRVDGHSMLPTLQDQQFILVNRAAYLFHPPERGDIIIFAYPVDPSQDFVKRIVGIPGDHVQVNQDGLVFINDIQLSEPYVNDQTNPYQPTDTRLGPDQYFVLGDNRGDSSDSRVWGPVPRQNIIGKAWLVYWPLHDIHFVPDANDVFSAIKP